A single genomic interval of Melanotaenia boesemani isolate fMelBoe1 chromosome 4, fMelBoe1.pri, whole genome shotgun sequence harbors:
- the LOC121638606 gene encoding voltage-dependent calcium channel gamma-3 subunit has protein sequence MRVCNRGVMMLLTTAGAFCAFSLMTIAVGTDYWLYSRGMCRSKSQTDNDTVHKNEEVLTHSGLWRTCCTEGIFQGVCKDIDHFAEDADYEQDAAEYLLRAVRASSLFPILSVGLLFLGGVCVAASEFYKSRYNVILSAGILFVSAGLSNIIGIIVYISANSGDPSQSDNKKSYSYGWSFYFGALSFVLAEMVGVLAVHVFIEKHRQLRTNGRPSLIKPPISRSSSYYRNRYYQNRSRRYSYKSNHSTGDSTSHTYQTPLGHDREPPISDGSKVAGMAGLPTPVTIDSEFMLYTLTSPLKDDTINMAVDDLTTAAAHNNTEMLPGNCASSRRTTPV, from the exons ATGAGGGTGTGTAACCGCGGGGTAATGATGCTTCTGACCACGGCGGGGGCTTTTTGCGCCTTCAGCCTCATGACCATCGCCGTGGGCACGGATTATTGGCTGTACTCCCGCGGGATGTGCCGCTCCAAGAGCCAGACGGACAACGACACCGTCCACAAGAACGAAGAGGTCCTAACCCATTCAGGTTTGTGGAGGACCTGCTGCACCGAAG GGATATTTCAGGGTGTTTGCAAAGACATCGACCACTTTGCGGAAGATGCAGACTATGAGCAGGATGCTGCAGAGTACTTACTTA GAGCAGTACGAGCCTCCAGCCTCTTCCCCATCCTCAGTGTGGGATTATTATTTCTCGGGGGTGTGTGTGTAGCCGCCAGTGAGTTCTACAAGTCACGCTACAATGTCATTCTCAGTGCTGGTATTCTCTTTGTCTCTGCAg GCCTCAGCAACATCATCGGCATCATTGTTTACATATCAGCCAACTCAGGTGACCCAAGCCAGAGCGACAACAAGAAGAGCTACTCTTATGGCTGGTCCTTTTATTTTGGGGCTCTTTCCTTTGTGCTGGCTGAAATGGTGGGCGTCCTGGCAGTGCACGTGTTCATAGAAAAACACAGACAGCTGCGCACTAACGGCCGGCCTTCACTCATAAAGCCCCCCATCTCCCGCAGCTCATCTTACTATCGCAACCGTTACTACCAGAACCGCAGCCGCCGCTACAGTTACAAGAGCAACCACAGCACTGGGGACTCCACCTCACACACCTATCAAACACCACTGGGGCATGACCGAGAGCCACCCATCTCCGATGGATCCAAAGTCGCTGGCATGGCAGGTTTGCCCACACCAGTCACAATAGACTCAGAGTTCATGCTGTACACTTTAACCTCACCTCTCAAAGACGACACAATTAACATGGCTGTGGATGATTTAACAACTGCAGCTGctcacaacaacacagagatgCTGCCGGGAAACTGTGCGTCCAGTAGAAGGACAACGCCTGTctga